From Rutidosis leptorrhynchoides isolate AG116_Rl617_1_P2 chromosome 3, CSIRO_AGI_Rlap_v1, whole genome shotgun sequence, a single genomic window includes:
- the LOC139895640 gene encoding protein PLASTID TRANSCRIPTIONALLY ACTIVE 7-like → MAAMATNSFRFHTHDSCLLSSSQKLTQKRPSNLAIQSKATDESQNGGVSRRRIWRRRKLMKKDEMIRYAQERSPFVEEQVRDIWETGKLVGYDIERLKLWEDNIFMFVNNLAAEANELVELNKDEYGGKKKAILHAISNRMNEMGFYRPEAYMRTDPFKHITKLDTSDDDHDT, encoded by the exons atggcAGCAATGGCGACGAATTCTTTTCGTTTCCACACCCACGActcttgtttgttatcttcatcT CAAAAACTCACTCAGAAACGGCCTTCAAACCTTGCTATCCAATCCAAG GCCACCGATGAGTCGCAAAATGGCGGTGTTAGCCGTCGCCGGATATGGAGACGAAGGAAATTG ATGAAGAAGGATGAGATGATCCGTTACGCACAAGAAAGAAGCCCGTTTGTGGAAGAGCAGGTGAGGGACATATGGGAGACTGGGAAACTGGTGGGATATGACATTGAACGGCTGAAGCTCTGGGAAGACAACATTTTCATGTTTGTTAACAATTTGGCTGCTGAGGCCAACGAGTTGGTAGAATTAAACAAAGATGAATATGGTGGCAAGAAGAAAGCCATACTTCATGCAATAAGCAATAGAATGAATGAAATGGGGTTTTATCGACCAGAGGCATATATGCGAACTGATCCCTTCAAGCATATCACGAAATTGGATACCAGTGACGACGACCATGACACTTGA